In Desulfuribacillus alkaliarsenatis, the following proteins share a genomic window:
- the mreC gene encoding rod shape-determining protein MreC, producing MENWFGQRRWMIIFIAIIVLALVMSLTVKGREEVTLPEKIILDTSAFIQKMIYKPANYVAGLYDDIRRINNLYEENHALRNTLNSMAFIQAELKIVNDENERLRKLLDLEESIRDYDLVAANVVGRSPARWDNLITIDRGSAHGIERNMAVINQEGLIGRVYTVSNYSAKVLLITDSSAPSGISAVILGKDESFGVIEEYLPEHGFLQMSMIRPDVQLERGDLVVTSGLGEVFPKGLVIGTVEAGRRTEGGLTQSVFVKPAVSTHSLNEVMVIRQTLVIDDSFNDTIDRIEDEQTVGEGTES from the coding sequence TTGGAGAACTGGTTTGGACAGCGCCGCTGGATGATTATCTTTATTGCCATCATTGTCTTGGCATTGGTGATGAGTCTTACGGTTAAGGGGCGAGAGGAAGTCACATTACCCGAAAAAATTATATTAGATACATCAGCGTTTATTCAAAAAATGATATATAAGCCCGCTAATTATGTAGCGGGCTTATATGACGATATACGTAGGATAAATAACCTGTATGAAGAAAACCATGCACTTCGAAATACGTTAAACAGCATGGCTTTCATTCAAGCGGAGTTAAAGATTGTTAATGATGAGAACGAGCGGCTTCGTAAGCTACTAGATTTAGAGGAATCAATTCGTGATTACGATCTAGTGGCAGCGAATGTTGTTGGACGAAGCCCGGCACGCTGGGATAACCTAATTACAATCGACCGTGGAAGCGCCCACGGGATTGAACGTAATATGGCGGTCATTAATCAAGAGGGGCTAATTGGTAGGGTATATACGGTATCTAATTACAGTGCTAAGGTGCTGTTAATTACTGATAGTAGCGCTCCCTCTGGTATTTCCGCTGTCATCCTTGGTAAGGACGAGAGTTTTGGGGTAATTGAAGAATATCTACCTGAGCATGGATTTTTACAAATGAGTATGATTCGCCCTGATGTCCAGCTTGAGCGTGGCGATTTAGTCGTTACATCAGGACTAGGTGAAGTATTTCCAAAAGGGCTAGTAATTGGTACTGTTGAGGCAGGACGGAGAACGGAAGGTGGACTGACCCAGAGTGTCTTTGTCAAACCAGCTGTTTCTACCCATTCATTAAATGAGGTTATGGTAATTAGACAAACACTAGTGATTGATGATTCATTTAATGATACAATAGATAGGATAGAGGATGAACAGACTGTAGGTGAAGGGACGGAATCGTAG
- the mreD gene encoding rod shape-determining protein MreD translates to MYYLLSGAIMLLVIFLQATLLSIFFPMVTPVNHFVVPNLAIIVLMFLCIFREDKNIVLFAFVIGLLKDIIFGTYIGLYAFTYGFIAYWANITFRLFIDKSIIVFVISVLLGILSFEFIIWGINSMFGLIDLSIGQSFDRYFWGSVLLSSGVAAIVYQPVITLLERRGVIFNEE, encoded by the coding sequence GTGTATTATTTACTAAGTGGAGCTATAATGCTGTTAGTAATATTTCTCCAAGCTACCCTCCTGTCTATTTTCTTTCCTATGGTGACACCAGTAAATCATTTTGTTGTGCCTAATCTAGCAATAATTGTGCTAATGTTTTTGTGTATATTTCGCGAGGATAAGAATATTGTACTGTTTGCATTTGTGATTGGCTTGTTAAAGGATATTATATTTGGTACTTATATAGGGCTTTATGCATTTACCTATGGATTCATTGCTTATTGGGCGAATATTACCTTTAGGTTGTTTATTGATAAGAGTATTATAGTTTTTGTCATATCAGTCTTACTGGGTATATTATCATTTGAATTTATTATATGGGGTATAAACTCCATGTTTGGTCTGATTGACTTGTCGATTGGTCAATCCTTTGACCGCTACTTTTGGGGAAGTGTGTTATTAAGTTCTGGCGTAGCAGCCATAGTCTATCAACCAGTTATAACATTACTAGAAAGGCGAGGGGTTATTTTTAATGAAGAATGA
- the mrdA gene encoding penicillin-binding protein 2 gives MKNEESHVPRRLNLLFFIVFIFFTILLLRLAGVQLVKGEEYLMQSESNSTTTLSMPAPRGWMMDRNGELLVSNRPAFVVTFTEVPNVLVDYEGIAARLETVLDLPQEDILRAMDYKAPRRLPRYLPRQLKTDVDQTVVAYITEHKDELPGVNVVVEPIREYRYGNLAVHAIGYISPIPEHQRDFYRDMGYRLDEKVGIDGLEKQYEEFLRGTAGQRVVEVNRFSQPIRELSMEAPVRGADLTLTIDKRLQEASQKIIEEQLEILRTRERDPIPDVKEAVAVAMNPITGEILAMASYPSYDPNVFTKRPLSQETVDYLFTSEGNLPLLNRAVDAAYEPGSTVKMATTLMGLQEGVINANTQIFDNGSLYIGNWSRPFRSWAWHRGGHGWNDPKQAIQVSNNVYMYQIALWISGYPNSQHMNWSRVRNAPPTLRESLKSDWQRNRDLHPAIDTFKEYFAMFGLGVKTGIDLPKDSSGWPMNVNEIGELAFTAIGQNMTLTAMQLAQYTSTIANGGERLAPYLVKEVTDNRGRTLLERDKDVLNVVDIDPQHIRVMQEGMLMVTMPGGTAYNTFLGFPESVAAKTGTAQTGVEGRTNATFVGYAPYENPEIAVSVIVPNGGGGSDTSGMIARRILEEYFHLQNIDIE, from the coding sequence ATGAAGAATGAAGAGTCCCATGTTCCCCGTAGGCTGAATCTGTTATTTTTTATTGTATTTATCTTTTTCACTATATTGCTATTAAGGTTAGCGGGTGTGCAATTAGTAAAGGGCGAAGAGTATCTGATGCAGTCCGAGAGCAACAGTACAACGACCCTTTCGATGCCAGCACCCCGCGGTTGGATGATGGACCGTAACGGTGAACTACTGGTGTCTAATCGACCAGCATTTGTTGTAACTTTTACAGAGGTACCTAATGTCCTTGTCGATTACGAAGGAATTGCTGCTAGGCTTGAGACAGTATTAGATTTGCCGCAGGAGGATATTCTTCGTGCCATGGACTATAAGGCACCACGTAGGTTGCCAAGATATTTACCGAGACAGTTAAAAACAGACGTTGATCAAACGGTAGTTGCTTATATCACTGAGCACAAGGACGAGCTGCCAGGTGTCAATGTTGTTGTAGAACCAATCCGTGAATATCGCTATGGTAATTTAGCTGTACATGCTATTGGATATATAAGCCCGATTCCAGAGCATCAGAGGGATTTCTATCGAGACATGGGCTATCGTCTTGATGAAAAGGTCGGTATTGATGGTTTGGAAAAGCAGTACGAGGAATTCCTACGTGGTACAGCAGGTCAGCGAGTGGTTGAGGTTAATCGTTTTTCACAGCCGATTCGCGAGCTTAGTATGGAAGCACCAGTTAGGGGTGCAGATTTAACCCTAACAATCGATAAACGCCTGCAGGAAGCTTCGCAAAAGATTATTGAGGAACAGCTAGAAATCCTTAGGACACGTGAACGTGACCCAATTCCAGACGTTAAAGAAGCCGTTGCTGTGGCAATGAATCCGATTACTGGAGAAATTCTAGCGATGGCGAGCTATCCAAGCTACGATCCAAATGTGTTTACAAAACGTCCGTTATCCCAGGAAACAGTCGATTATTTATTTACTTCAGAGGGTAATCTGCCGCTTTTAAACCGTGCTGTTGATGCAGCCTATGAACCAGGCTCGACGGTGAAAATGGCTACAACACTGATGGGGCTCCAAGAAGGGGTCATTAATGCAAATACACAAATTTTTGATAATGGTTCATTGTATATTGGCAACTGGAGCCGCCCATTTAGAAGCTGGGCCTGGCATCGTGGCGGACACGGCTGGAACGATCCAAAGCAAGCTATTCAAGTATCGAACAACGTATATATGTACCAAATAGCCCTATGGATTAGTGGATATCCAAATTCCCAGCATATGAACTGGAGTCGTGTGCGTAATGCACCGCCGACCTTAAGGGAGAGCTTAAAATCTGATTGGCAGCGAAATCGTGATTTACACCCTGCAATTGATACCTTTAAGGAGTATTTCGCAATGTTTGGCCTTGGTGTAAAGACTGGCATAGATCTACCGAAGGATAGTTCAGGTTGGCCGATGAATGTTAATGAAATCGGTGAACTGGCTTTTACGGCTATTGGTCAGAATATGACCTTAACGGCAATGCAGCTAGCACAATATACCAGCACAATCGCTAATGGCGGTGAACGCTTAGCTCCTTATTTAGTGAAAGAAGTTACAGATAATAGGGGTAGAACATTGCTAGAGCGGGATAAAGACGTGCTCAATGTTGTAGATATTGACCCTCAGCATATTAGAGTAATGCAGGAAGGAATGCTGATGGTAACAATGCCGGGAGGAACTGCGTATAACACTTTCCTAGGCTTTCCAGAGTCTGTGGCAGCGAAAACTGGTACTGCTCAGACTGGTGTGGAGGGGAGAACAAATGCGACTTTCGTCGGATATGCTCCATATGAAAATCCAGAGATTGCAGTTTCGGTAATTGTACCAAATGGCGGTGGAGGTTCTGATACAAGCGGTATGATAGCCCGTAGAATCCTTGAAGAGTATTTCCACTTACAAAATATAGATATTGAATAA
- the minC gene encoding septum site-determining protein MinC codes for MTEKELQPKKSLVTIKGSNEGLAFILNDQEPFSHVADELKQKVRRELSTLLTGPMVRIKIDCGRRELDEKQRKLLEEIISLKENLILTRIKSSTTEPVVANADKTNGQDASTDTNTQTTEQSVVHLIDENTARIYRGTVRSGQVLEHDGNLVIFGDVNAGAKVLATGDILVMGRILGGSVHAGSKGDKQRVISAGAWGNAQVRIADCIGKTQAGDFKAQTTCVTTAYFDEYRIQFKHKKPAMI; via the coding sequence ATGACGGAGAAAGAATTGCAGCCCAAAAAGAGTCTAGTAACAATCAAAGGTAGTAATGAAGGACTGGCATTTATTTTAAATGATCAAGAGCCCTTTTCCCATGTAGCAGATGAGCTAAAGCAGAAGGTGCGTAGAGAATTGAGTACTTTACTTACCGGTCCAATGGTTCGTATTAAGATTGATTGTGGTAGACGTGAATTAGATGAAAAACAACGCAAGCTATTAGAGGAGATTATATCCCTTAAGGAGAATTTAATATTAACAAGAATTAAATCTAGTACGACTGAGCCTGTGGTAGCAAATGCTGACAAGACTAATGGACAAGATGCTAGTACTGACACAAATACACAGACAACGGAACAATCAGTGGTACATTTAATCGACGAGAACACAGCGAGAATCTATCGTGGTACCGTCCGCTCTGGGCAAGTCCTCGAGCATGACGGCAACCTGGTTATCTTTGGGGATGTGAATGCAGGGGCTAAGGTACTGGCCACAGGAGATATCTTAGTTATGGGCAGAATACTAGGCGGATCTGTACATGCAGGCTCTAAGGGAGACAAGCAGCGGGTTATATCTGCAGGTGCATGGGGTAATGCGCAGGTACGGATTGCAGATTGCATTGGTAAGACGCAGGCGGGCGATTTTAAAGCACAAACTACTTGTGTAACCACTGCCTATTTTGACGAATATAGAATTCAGTTTAAACACAAAAAACCAGCAATGATTTAA
- the minD gene encoding septum site-determining protein MinD, with amino-acid sequence MGEAIVITSGKGGVGKTTTSANVGSALAILGKRVCLVDTDIGLRNLDVALGLENRIIYDIVDVAEGNCKLKQAIIKDKRFESLYLLAASQTKDKNALEEEAVREIIAQLKEDFDYVIIDCPAGIEKGFQNAVAGADRAIIIVTPDATAVRDADRVIGLLEKQAMKRMDLIVNRANSRLMSEEDMLDIDEIVSILAVELIGVVPDDDNILRANNKGEPVAIQTEPLASKAYRNIAKRITGQTVPLLDIRQKNDSFLAKLKKLFK; translated from the coding sequence ATGGGTGAAGCAATTGTTATAACTTCTGGTAAGGGCGGAGTTGGTAAAACAACGACCTCTGCTAATGTTGGCTCAGCACTAGCTATACTGGGCAAACGGGTTTGTTTAGTAGATACAGATATAGGGTTAAGGAACTTAGATGTTGCCCTCGGTTTAGAAAATAGAATTATCTATGATATTGTTGATGTGGCTGAGGGGAATTGTAAGCTAAAGCAAGCTATTATTAAAGATAAGCGCTTTGAAAGCTTATATTTACTAGCTGCCTCACAGACGAAGGACAAAAACGCTTTAGAAGAAGAGGCTGTTCGAGAAATTATTGCACAGCTTAAGGAAGATTTCGACTATGTGATTATTGACTGTCCTGCTGGGATTGAGAAGGGCTTCCAGAATGCTGTTGCAGGGGCTGATCGCGCAATTATTATTGTGACACCTGATGCTACGGCCGTGCGAGATGCCGATAGGGTGATTGGTTTATTAGAAAAGCAAGCAATGAAGCGCATGGACTTAATTGTTAACCGTGCCAATTCGCGACTGATGTCTGAAGAGGATATGCTAGATATCGATGAAATCGTAAGTATATTGGCTGTAGAGCTAATTGGGGTAGTTCCTGATGATGATAATATTCTACGTGCTAACAACAAGGGTGAGCCAGTTGCCATTCAAACTGAACCACTAGCATCAAAGGCATATCGTAATATCGCTAAACGTATCACTGGTCAGACAGTACCACTGTTAGACATTCGTCAGAAAAACGATAGCTTTTTGGCAAAGCTTAAGAAACTATTTAAGTAG